TTCATCcgattaaaagaaaaatagaaaacccaccGATAGAAACAAGTAACTATAACTCAGGCATACATTGATTCAATGAGCATAAAATTTTTAGTATAGTTCGAGCATGTAATCATTAGcccactataaaaatttcgcaATAATTGGACTATGGAACTGTAGCTATGAATTAATTATTGATAGTATACACTTAAAGCTATAGCAAAAACTTACTGCATAGacctactcatgtggagtccaacaaaattagattttttatttatgattttttgtgattttttgttatttttttaatatgcaATCGaaacaattataaaagaaaaatagaaaaatcattGAGGAAAACAGACATGGAGGTCATGTGTCCGGTTTTAGAGAGACAAGAGAGCATTGTGTTCTGTTCTATAGATAAGGGAGAAAAAAACAGACTTTTGCAATAGCTGCGGGAGGTAAaaagcattttttttttctagaaatcTAAGAAGCATCACAGTGACGGCCCATAAGATCACTTGTGGCCCGTCTCAGCCCATCCTAGGAGTGGAGCCCGGCCTAGCTCAGCTCAGCCCGTTTCTCCCCCTGCGAGCCCAGCCCAAACACTGTCCTCTTTTTATTATCCTTATTATTATCCAACCTGATCCTTCCACCATTCCAGCACTCCTCTTCCCTGTGCCTGTGCGCTCGCTCCTCCTCGTGCCAtggcgctgctcgccgtccAGGGCATGGccatgtccgccgccgccgcctcccttccATCCCACCACCACggcgccgtctcctcctctgTCTCCACCTCCTCCTACGCGCTCACTGCTGCAGCTGCCTTCCCTCGGGCCCGCGCTAccctcgccgtcggcgccgtCACGTCGGCTGCCGTCACTCCAGTTCTTGACGGTAAATTAAGCCCCTCACTACCTGTTCGTTTGATGTAGTTTCCTGTGTGCACATTTCAAAAGCAATGCGTGGGCTGGCATTTGTGGAATTCTCAAGTTCAATTGAGGATGGAATGATGGATATTTTCCTTCTCTGTCTAAATTGTTCAAGTCGGAATCTGTCAATTGAGTTGAGTGGACTCCCTAGCGAAGGTAGGGGCTTTGTACCTTCGATCGGTCCGTCCAGCTGGATCAATTACAGATAAGATTGTTCAACAATattgcgtattcgagaaa
This sequence is a window from Panicum virgatum strain AP13 chromosome 7K, P.virgatum_v5, whole genome shotgun sequence. Protein-coding genes within it:
- the LOC120639596 gene encoding 30S ribosomal protein S31, chloroplastic-like gives rise to the protein MALLAVQGMAMSAAAASLPSHHHGAVSSSVSTSSYALTAAAAFPRARATLAVGAVTSAAVTPVLDVYCGRGDKKTKRGKRFNHSYGNARPRNKKKGTGPQRLFAPPAPPRKDQFDDGEIIPIEIDEDILE